A genomic stretch from Corynebacterium kutscheri includes:
- a CDS encoding class I SAM-dependent methyltransferase: protein MQNSSGGGYIDAQVWPRIAEIPDSFKVRWRARAVEAEFAAACAKAGLRFDGENPDLVVLEEALFARIADAGWLGLAESFMAGEWESENLVTVLSRLLEVGYQPKASITNIRAAYNGLEISPALVRLTAMDSMSSHGTLFSSGVPTTERIAIKSFVPGAGRGNEPAHHFVDDTTFSDPTITERADLADAQMRSVLMLLDAAKVTRGTHVLDFPASTPALALAATERGATVDNLTADAELATDMREILAAAGLSGEVHVELLDSPMPTPRSWPTHYDAVISIEKLEHMGAKARRAYAKTLDRMLVTGGRAAIQSMVAVTGFEELTRQTLSVAQAYLWPDFQLSTVTEIHRLFDVYTGLRVVSQTHIGSHHMRGVSLQREIFEGRLREAAAEGFDAVYRRLWLFYLSMLEALYHVGALDTVQCTVTVRNRRGRR from the coding sequence GTGCAGAATTCTTCCGGGGGTGGGTATATCGATGCACAGGTATGGCCGCGTATTGCAGAAATTCCGGATAGTTTTAAAGTTAGGTGGCGTGCGCGTGCGGTAGAAGCAGAGTTTGCAGCGGCATGTGCGAAAGCTGGTTTACGTTTTGATGGTGAGAACCCCGATCTTGTTGTTCTTGAAGAAGCTCTCTTTGCTCGTATTGCTGATGCAGGTTGGTTGGGTCTTGCAGAAAGCTTTATGGCTGGGGAGTGGGAATCAGAAAATCTGGTAACAGTTTTAAGTCGCCTACTTGAGGTGGGATATCAACCTAAAGCATCGATAACGAATATTCGGGCTGCCTACAATGGTTTAGAGATTTCTCCCGCATTAGTTCGATTAACCGCTATGGATTCGATGAGTAGCCATGGAACTCTTTTTTCTTCGGGGGTTCCTACCACTGAGCGAATTGCAATAAAAAGTTTTGTTCCCGGTGCTGGGCGAGGTAATGAACCTGCACATCATTTTGTTGATGACACTACTTTTAGTGATCCGACTATTACAGAACGTGCTGATCTAGCTGATGCTCAGATGCGTAGTGTACTGATGCTCTTGGACGCAGCGAAGGTTACTCGCGGTACACATGTGTTGGATTTTCCAGCTTCAACACCGGCTCTGGCGCTTGCTGCAACAGAACGAGGAGCAACAGTTGATAATTTAACTGCCGATGCGGAGCTAGCTACCGACATGCGAGAAATCCTTGCTGCTGCTGGTTTATCAGGTGAAGTACATGTTGAATTATTGGATTCACCGATGCCAACGCCACGTAGCTGGCCAACACATTATGATGCAGTTATTAGTATCGAAAAATTAGAGCATATGGGTGCAAAAGCCAGACGCGCTTATGCAAAAACATTGGATCGAATGCTAGTTACTGGTGGGCGAGCAGCTATTCAGTCGATGGTGGCGGTTACTGGATTTGAAGAACTGACCCGGCAGACGTTAAGTGTTGCACAGGCATATTTGTGGCCAGATTTTCAGCTGAGCACTGTCACGGAAATTCATCGGCTTTTCGACGTTTATACCGGTTTGCGAGTAGTTTCACAGACACATATTGGTTCGCATCATATGCGTGGTGTTTCTTTGCAACGAGAAATATTTGAGGGACGCTTACGTGAAGCTGCTGCCGAAGGTTTTGATGCGGTGTATCGCAGGTTATGGTTGTTTTATTTAAGCATGCTAGAAGCGCTGTACCACGTCGGTGCATTAGATACTGTGCAGTGTACAGTTACGGTACGCAATCGACGTGGTAGACGTTAA
- a CDS encoding MFS transporter, whose protein sequence is MRRRIIVASTIGTTIEFYDFYVYATAAVAVFPHLFFPKNDDPTVGLLASFATFGLAFVARPLGSIIFGHFGDRIGRKATLVGSLLTMGIATFLIAFLPTYNQVGVIAPALLALMRFCQGLGLGGEWSGAALLATETADKGKRAWAAMWPQLGAPFGFLFANGFFLILVSLLGHTNGDIEGAFMTWGWRIPFGLSAILVIIGLWVRITLEETPVFKTAVDSGKKVKMPITEAIKTAWRPMILGTFIMLSCYTLFYLVSTWVLSYGIASKEQGLGLGITYTDFLKLQLISIFAFILGIPIAGQLADKRGRRKTLIGISLLVITFGFTFNIFLNIETATKLSVLAFLTIGMFIMGLIFGPMSAVLPELFPTHVRYTGSGISYNVASILGAAVAPFIATALAKNYGVIAVGGYLIMVACITLIAVLKMPETKDMDLSEI, encoded by the coding sequence ATGCGGCGACGCATTATCGTCGCATCAACAATTGGCACCACCATTGAGTTCTATGACTTCTATGTCTATGCCACTGCTGCAGTAGCTGTTTTTCCACACCTTTTCTTCCCCAAAAATGATGATCCCACCGTTGGTTTACTCGCATCTTTTGCCACTTTTGGACTAGCTTTCGTCGCACGCCCACTTGGCTCTATCATCTTTGGTCACTTCGGTGATCGCATAGGCAGAAAAGCTACTTTGGTAGGCTCGCTTTTAACTATGGGAATAGCAACTTTCCTCATTGCTTTTTTACCTACCTATAATCAAGTCGGCGTTATCGCTCCAGCGCTGCTTGCGCTTATGCGCTTTTGCCAAGGTCTTGGCTTAGGCGGTGAATGGTCTGGAGCTGCACTTTTAGCTACAGAAACAGCTGATAAAGGAAAACGTGCTTGGGCAGCTATGTGGCCACAATTAGGAGCTCCCTTCGGATTCCTTTTCGCTAATGGATTTTTCCTTATCCTGGTAAGTCTCTTAGGGCATACTAATGGCGATATCGAGGGTGCTTTTATGACCTGGGGCTGGCGTATCCCCTTCGGGCTTTCTGCCATATTGGTCATCATCGGCCTCTGGGTACGGATTACATTGGAAGAAACACCAGTATTTAAAACTGCGGTCGATTCCGGGAAAAAAGTAAAAATGCCGATCACCGAAGCCATAAAAACTGCCTGGCGTCCCATGATCTTAGGCACCTTCATTATGTTGAGCTGCTATACGCTCTTTTACCTGGTAAGCACCTGGGTGCTTTCTTATGGCATAGCTAGTAAAGAACAAGGTCTAGGTCTTGGTATCACCTACACTGATTTCCTCAAGCTGCAATTAATATCCATCTTTGCTTTTATCCTCGGCATCCCAATTGCTGGACAACTAGCCGATAAACGCGGTCGTCGTAAAACACTTATCGGTATCTCCTTACTAGTTATCACATTCGGTTTTACTTTTAATATCTTTCTCAATATCGAAACCGCCACTAAACTCAGCGTCTTAGCATTTTTAACTATCGGGATGTTTATCATGGGACTAATTTTTGGCCCAATGTCGGCAGTTCTACCAGAGCTTTTTCCTACCCACGTCCGCTATACCGGTTCTGGGATTAGCTACAACGTCGCTTCCATCCTAGGCGCTGCAGTAGCACCATTTATTGCCACCGCATTAGCAAAAAATTATGGGGTTATCGCAGTAGGCGGTTACCTGATAATGGTTGCCTGTATTACTTTAATTGCCGTGCTAAAAATGCCAGAAACTAAAGATATGGATCTTAGCGAAATTTAA
- a CDS encoding YceI family protein has protein sequence MDKKRTIIIFGGISLIVVLSLFALFTVLYPLLTGPGVKTEELDASNAKPATTDINGQWSVIYGSAPNISSVGFTFHEILPSDKRVTSGSTRSVTGAIKVENETLTAGRVVVDMAEIGTDQEKRDINVRSKIFETDKYPEATFEISEKVDLSAVPDDASVSEVVVPGILTIHGESNPVEPKFKVVRSGERLIISTSIHINRLDYKVETPEFVAAKIDEEGDINVLLTLAK, from the coding sequence ATGGATAAAAAGCGCACTATCATAATATTTGGCGGGATAAGCCTTATTGTTGTCTTATCACTATTTGCTCTTTTTACGGTTCTTTATCCTTTACTCACCGGCCCGGGAGTAAAAACTGAGGAACTTGATGCTAGCAATGCGAAACCAGCAACCACAGATATTAATGGTCAGTGGTCAGTTATCTACGGCAGCGCGCCGAATATCAGCTCCGTAGGCTTTACTTTTCATGAAATCTTACCATCGGATAAGCGTGTTACCTCCGGTTCAACTCGTAGTGTCACTGGTGCTATAAAGGTTGAAAATGAGACCTTAACCGCTGGTCGCGTTGTTGTTGACATGGCAGAAATCGGCACTGATCAAGAAAAACGCGATATTAATGTGCGCAGCAAGATTTTTGAAACAGATAAATATCCTGAAGCTACTTTTGAAATAAGTGAAAAGGTAGATCTTTCCGCGGTACCAGATGATGCGTCAGTAAGCGAAGTTGTTGTTCCAGGGATACTTACTATTCATGGCGAAAGCAATCCTGTCGAACCAAAATTTAAGGTTGTTCGCTCAGGCGAGCGTCTTATTATCAGCACGAGCATTCATATTAACCGCCTGGATTATAAGGTTGAGACACCCGAGTTTGTGGCAGCAAAGATTGATGAAGAAGGCGATATTAACGTTCTTCTTACCTTAGCTAAATAA
- a CDS encoding RNA polymerase-binding protein RbpA, which yields MAERVLRGSRMGAVSYETDRDHDLAPRQMVRYRTETGEIYEVPFADDAEIPGTWLCKNGQIGHLVEGEGLESKPAKPPRTHWDMLRERRSIEELDVLLEERIELLRKRRRNAARLLKQQEEEAAAAQQAE from the coding sequence ATGGCAGAACGCGTTCTTCGCGGTAGCCGCATGGGTGCCGTAAGTTATGAGACTGATCGCGATCATGATCTTGCTCCACGCCAGATGGTGCGCTACCGTACTGAAACCGGTGAAATCTACGAAGTTCCTTTCGCAGACGATGCAGAAATCCCTGGCACTTGGCTATGCAAGAACGGACAGATCGGACACCTCGTTGAAGGTGAAGGCCTTGAGTCTAAGCCAGCAAAACCACCTCGTACCCACTGGGATATGCTACGAGAGCGTCGTTCCATCGAGGAACTTGATGTGCTGTTAGAAGAACGTATCGAGTTACTACGTAAGCGTCGTCGTAATGCAGCACGTCTACTCAAACAGCAAGAAGAGGAAGCAGCAGCTGCTCAACAAGCTGAATAA
- a CDS encoding polyprenol monophosphomannose synthase — MNQPSDNTLVIIPTYNELENLPLITGRVRTATPQVHILVVDDNSPDGTGKAADELAAQDDHIHVLHRDGKGGLLGAYIAGFRWGLERDFDVLCEMDADGSHAPEQLHLLLDQINQGADLVIGSRYIPGGEVVNWPKKRWILSKGGNLYISLALGAGLSDMTAGYRAFRRSVLETIDLDQLSAAGYIFQVDMAWRVVQEGFDVREVPITFTEREIGESKLDGSFVKDSLVEVTKWGIKHRFMQATALTKELSKLAKHEIDRFRNRNMI, encoded by the coding sequence ATGAATCAACCAAGCGATAACACTTTGGTGATTATCCCAACCTACAATGAGTTGGAAAACCTGCCCTTAATTACGGGTCGGGTTCGCACAGCCACACCGCAGGTACATATCTTGGTCGTCGATGACAATAGTCCCGATGGTACGGGTAAAGCCGCTGATGAATTGGCTGCACAAGATGACCATATCCACGTTCTGCACCGCGATGGTAAGGGTGGCTTATTAGGCGCGTATATTGCAGGTTTCCGCTGGGGTTTGGAGCGCGATTTTGATGTTCTTTGCGAAATGGATGCCGATGGCTCACATGCCCCGGAGCAACTTCACCTATTACTAGATCAGATCAATCAAGGCGCTGATCTAGTTATTGGTTCACGTTATATCCCAGGTGGTGAGGTTGTTAATTGGCCTAAGAAACGCTGGATTTTATCTAAGGGTGGCAACCTATATATTTCCCTAGCGCTTGGTGCAGGGTTAAGCGATATGACCGCAGGGTATCGCGCTTTTCGACGCAGTGTGCTTGAAACCATTGATCTTGATCAGCTATCAGCAGCTGGCTATATTTTCCAAGTTGATATGGCCTGGCGTGTGGTTCAAGAAGGTTTCGATGTCCGCGAGGTACCTATTACTTTTACTGAGCGTGAAATTGGTGAATCAAAACTTGACGGTAGCTTTGTCAAAGATTCACTCGTAGAAGTGACCAAGTGGGGGATTAAGCACCGATTCATGCAGGCCACCGCGTTAACAAAAGAATTAAGTAAGCTAGCTAAACATGAAATTGATCGTTTCCGAAACCGGAATATGATCTAG
- the lnt gene encoding apolipoprotein N-acyltransferase, whose amino-acid sequence MIALVVRSLLAIAAGFFVYASYEPHGWWLLGIFGMTLLYAALMPWQQTIFYRVLPALRSSQITLTSTINRRSGALLGFLHGLSLYLLLLPWIGEFVGAMPFIVLSIYLALWSLAFGIGAAILFSHPWAVWGYPFLYLAFEWGRSHFPFGGFAWVRLAWGQINGPLAQLAPLGGVAFVSFATVCLGVAIAHLFSATASQHIRLFSVRTNQRAVSVIIVSTFLAISGIAFFTNGSADDTGSVRIAAIQGNVPRLGLDFNAQRRAVLENHVRETERLNQQVDLVIWPENSSDVNPFTDSQAATLIEEAVESVQAPILVGTITRDDIGPRNTMVVMDPHTGRGEQHNKKYLQPFGEYIPWRNFFRRFSPLVDLAGNFQPGTGTGVVHMTAALSNRVVAVGIATCYEVAFDAAGRDAVLAGAEILTTPTNNATFGFTDMTYQQLAMSRMRALELDRAVVVAATSGVSALVAPDGKVLSHTEIFESATLSADLPLRTHITYAARIGSALEYVLVFIGILGVMLALWQQKRPARTFLPADA is encoded by the coding sequence GTGATAGCTCTTGTAGTTCGCAGTTTACTTGCCATCGCCGCAGGTTTTTTTGTCTACGCTTCCTATGAGCCTCATGGTTGGTGGTTACTGGGTATCTTTGGCATGACCTTGCTTTACGCAGCACTTATGCCTTGGCAACAAACTATTTTTTATCGTGTTCTCCCAGCACTGCGATCCTCACAAATAACGCTTACCAGTACAATTAATCGTCGCAGTGGGGCTTTGCTAGGTTTTTTACATGGATTAAGTCTTTATCTTTTACTTTTGCCTTGGATCGGTGAATTCGTTGGTGCAATGCCGTTTATTGTACTTAGCATCTATCTCGCTTTATGGTCACTTGCCTTTGGTATAGGTGCCGCAATACTTTTTTCCCATCCCTGGGCAGTATGGGGTTATCCTTTCCTCTATCTAGCTTTTGAGTGGGGACGCTCGCATTTCCCTTTTGGCGGCTTCGCCTGGGTTCGACTGGCTTGGGGTCAAATTAATGGCCCGCTTGCCCAATTAGCCCCGCTGGGTGGAGTAGCTTTTGTTAGCTTTGCGACGGTTTGTCTCGGCGTAGCGATTGCCCATCTTTTCTCTGCTACAGCTTCTCAGCACATCCGTCTGTTCTCGGTACGTACTAATCAACGAGCTGTTTCGGTTATCATTGTCAGTACTTTCTTAGCTATTTCAGGAATAGCTTTTTTCACTAATGGATCCGCTGATGATACAGGTAGCGTACGTATTGCAGCTATCCAAGGAAATGTTCCTCGCCTAGGGTTAGATTTTAATGCTCAGCGACGTGCAGTATTAGAAAATCATGTTCGCGAAACTGAACGGCTTAATCAGCAGGTAGATCTGGTCATCTGGCCAGAAAATTCTTCCGATGTGAATCCTTTTACCGACTCCCAGGCAGCAACCCTTATTGAAGAAGCAGTAGAAAGTGTCCAAGCTCCTATTTTGGTGGGCACGATCACTCGTGATGATATTGGTCCTCGTAACACTATGGTTGTTATGGATCCACACACTGGTAGGGGAGAGCAACATAATAAAAAATATCTTCAACCTTTTGGTGAGTATATTCCGTGGCGCAATTTTTTCCGTCGTTTTTCCCCACTGGTCGATCTGGCTGGTAATTTTCAACCAGGTACCGGCACTGGGGTAGTTCATATGACGGCTGCGCTTAGTAACCGCGTGGTAGCAGTTGGAATAGCTACTTGCTATGAGGTTGCTTTTGATGCAGCTGGTCGTGATGCGGTACTTGCCGGCGCAGAGATCCTTACTACACCCACAAATAATGCTACTTTCGGTTTTACTGATATGACCTACCAGCAATTAGCAATGAGCAGAATGCGTGCTTTAGAGTTAGACCGTGCGGTAGTGGTTGCTGCCACTAGTGGTGTGTCTGCTTTAGTCGCGCCTGATGGGAAAGTGTTATCTCATACTGAAATCTTTGAATCAGCTACACTCAGTGCTGATCTACCACTTCGTACCCACATCACTTATGCTGCGCGCATTGGTTCAGCACTAGAATATGTCTTAGTTTTTATTGGCATACTTGGTGTTATGCTTGCTCTTTGGCAACAAAAACGTCCGGCACGTACTTTCCTACCTGCAGACGCATAG
- a CDS encoding FxsA family protein, with amino-acid sequence MRLLAVFPYVLIETLAFWGVASWLGVGKALLLLLGFFFGGLFIAAWQMNGIARKAVEGKQGPGQTVGDLGLIAAGAMAVALPGFVSSILGLLLIIPPTRSIIRSVLARKLRALVEDFGMRSYQAANMNRPRANFGSFNEDFSSPHASAQVIDEQEIQQWSKNVSPDDFSKPA; translated from the coding sequence ATGAGATTGTTAGCTGTCTTCCCGTATGTTCTTATCGAGACATTAGCTTTCTGGGGCGTTGCTTCCTGGTTAGGGGTGGGCAAGGCCTTGTTATTGTTGCTAGGTTTTTTCTTTGGCGGTTTATTTATCGCCGCCTGGCAGATGAACGGCATTGCCCGCAAGGCTGTTGAGGGAAAACAAGGCCCTGGTCAGACTGTCGGCGATCTTGGTCTTATTGCTGCTGGTGCTATGGCAGTAGCATTACCTGGCTTTGTTTCTTCGATTTTAGGTTTACTGCTTATAATCCCTCCTACACGATCAATAATTCGTTCCGTATTAGCACGGAAGCTACGAGCTTTGGTAGAAGACTTTGGTATGCGCAGTTACCAGGCGGCTAATATGAATCGTCCGCGGGCTAATTTTGGTAGTTTCAACGAAGATTTTTCCTCGCCTCATGCCAGTGCCCAAGTGATTGACGAGCAAGAGATTCAGCAATGGAGTAAGAACGTCAGCCCAGACGATTTTAGTAAACCAGCATAA
- the cobN gene encoding cobaltochelatase subunit CobN, with product MITLLSTSDTDLLTAKVAAENETVAYQFANPNFVDSRRLEELVKTTDIFVVRLLGGKRAWEEGIAALLKSQKPVVFVSGELAVDAELTDISTVPAGVVTTAHTYLAEGGTENLINLHHFLSDTLLLTGLGFKPPAHTPLWDVVEFAPTRNPNGPRIGIVYYRAQHLAGNTAYIKGLAEAIEDRGGQAVCIYAASLRQAPQDLLDKLATLDVLITTVLAAGGTKPATAGAGENDEAWDVAALAELNIPIIQGLALTNARSDWEDNDEGLSPLDVATQIAVPEFDGRIITVPFSFKEFDADGLISYVPDPQRAKRLAGIAYRYARLRHVDNSEKKIVMMFSAYPTKHARIGNAVGLDTPASALRVLHALADAGYNLGDTDAIPGYADNDGDALMHAIISAGGHDPEWLTEEVLANNELKLDGADYTAYFNTLPADMQEEMTKHWGAAPGTHYVNPQTNEIYIAGLRFGNIVVMVQPPRGFGDNPVGIYHDPDLPANHHYLGTYYWLREHFGADAIVHMGKHGNMEWLPGKNAGLSDSCYPDQAIHELPLIYPFLVNDPGEGTQAKRRAHAVLIDHMIPPMARAESYGDITRLEQLLDEHASIAAMDPAKLPAIRQEIWTLLQAAKMDRDLGWDERPDEDAFDDKMMEIDGWLCEIKDVAIRGGLHTLSEAVTGEVRVELVLAMLRARQLWGGEKAVPGLRESLGLSEQGDETRHRVDDIEQLAHNLLTQLEERDWQEAAVEEIIANTELPQEADQIALTHLLRFACQEIIPRLAQSALEIPQILRALDGNFIEAGPSGSPMRGLINVLPTGRNFYSVDPKSVPSRLAWETGQLLADSLIKRYQEEHDGVYPKSVGLSVWGTSAMRTSGDDIAEVFALLGVRPIWDEASRRVINLEVISLEELGRPRIDTTVRISGFFRDAFPHVLTLLDDAVQLVAGLDEPADQNYVRAHALTDGQDDHVRRIFGSKPGTYGAGLLQLIESGTWRDDNDLAAVYTTWGGYAYGRGLDGVEAKEDMRKAYTRIQVAAKNVDSKEHDIADSDDYFQFHGGMVATVRALTGKDPEAYIGDSTRQETVKTRSLHEESRRVFRARVVNPRWIAAMREHGYKGAFEMSATVDYLFGYDATTGLMDDWMYETLTETYVADPENREFFEQSNPWALRDISERLIEAADRGLWENPTQEALDTLRSTFLELEGSLEDRAE from the coding sequence ATGATCACACTGCTGTCTACCTCCGATACAGATCTGCTCACTGCCAAAGTTGCAGCAGAAAATGAAACGGTGGCATACCAATTTGCAAACCCTAATTTCGTTGATTCTCGCCGGCTAGAAGAGCTTGTCAAGACAACAGATATTTTCGTTGTTCGTCTCCTTGGTGGAAAACGCGCCTGGGAAGAAGGTATCGCCGCACTATTAAAGTCGCAAAAACCAGTTGTTTTTGTTTCTGGCGAACTTGCCGTTGATGCTGAACTTACTGATATTTCTACAGTTCCAGCTGGGGTAGTAACCACAGCACATACTTATTTAGCAGAAGGCGGCACCGAGAACCTTATTAACCTGCATCATTTCCTTTCCGATACTCTTTTACTGACCGGTTTAGGCTTTAAACCACCAGCACATACCCCATTATGGGATGTGGTGGAATTTGCACCAACTCGTAATCCCAATGGACCACGGATTGGCATTGTCTACTATCGTGCCCAGCATCTTGCTGGTAATACTGCGTATATCAAAGGTCTTGCCGAAGCCATTGAGGATCGCGGGGGGCAAGCAGTATGCATTTATGCCGCATCATTGCGTCAAGCTCCACAAGATCTACTCGATAAACTTGCTACCCTCGATGTTTTGATCACGACCGTATTAGCAGCTGGTGGCACTAAACCAGCTACTGCTGGTGCTGGTGAAAATGATGAAGCATGGGATGTGGCAGCGCTAGCAGAGTTGAATATTCCTATTATTCAAGGTCTTGCGCTCACCAATGCCCGCAGTGATTGGGAAGATAATGACGAAGGACTCAGCCCCTTAGACGTCGCAACGCAAATTGCCGTACCAGAATTCGACGGTCGCATCATCACTGTTCCGTTCTCATTTAAAGAATTTGATGCCGATGGTTTAATTTCCTATGTCCCAGACCCTCAACGTGCTAAGAGGCTAGCAGGTATCGCATATCGCTATGCTCGTCTGCGCCATGTGGATAATTCGGAGAAGAAAATCGTGATGATGTTCTCTGCGTATCCCACCAAGCATGCGCGTATTGGTAATGCCGTGGGCTTAGATACCCCAGCTTCTGCGCTACGTGTACTTCATGCACTTGCTGATGCCGGCTACAATCTAGGCGATACCGATGCAATTCCTGGTTATGCTGATAATGACGGGGATGCACTGATGCACGCAATTATTAGTGCTGGTGGGCATGATCCAGAATGGCTGACCGAAGAAGTGCTCGCAAATAATGAGCTCAAACTTGATGGTGCAGACTACACCGCTTATTTCAATACGCTTCCTGCCGATATGCAAGAAGAGATGACTAAACACTGGGGTGCAGCTCCAGGAACACACTATGTTAACCCGCAGACCAACGAGATCTATATTGCCGGACTACGCTTTGGCAACATCGTGGTCATGGTACAACCTCCACGTGGCTTTGGTGATAATCCAGTTGGTATTTATCACGATCCAGATTTACCCGCTAACCACCACTATCTTGGCACCTATTATTGGTTACGTGAGCACTTTGGTGCTGATGCCATCGTACACATGGGCAAACATGGAAATATGGAATGGTTACCGGGTAAAAACGCTGGTCTATCGGATTCTTGCTATCCAGATCAAGCCATCCACGAGCTACCTTTGATCTACCCATTTTTAGTTAATGATCCAGGTGAGGGAACTCAAGCTAAGCGACGTGCTCATGCAGTACTTATCGATCATATGATTCCACCCATGGCACGTGCTGAATCTTATGGTGATATCACCCGTCTAGAACAGCTTCTCGACGAGCATGCCAGTATCGCTGCTATGGATCCAGCTAAACTTCCTGCTATCCGTCAAGAAATCTGGACGTTATTGCAAGCTGCCAAGATGGATCGCGATCTAGGCTGGGATGAGCGTCCAGATGAAGATGCTTTCGATGACAAGATGATGGAAATCGACGGCTGGCTGTGCGAGATCAAAGACGTGGCTATTCGTGGCGGTCTGCATACGCTCAGTGAAGCCGTCACCGGAGAAGTTCGAGTCGAACTCGTTTTGGCGATGCTGCGTGCCCGTCAACTCTGGGGTGGTGAAAAAGCGGTTCCAGGCTTGCGTGAAAGCCTTGGTCTTTCCGAACAAGGCGATGAAACCCGTCATCGCGTCGACGACATTGAACAGCTAGCTCACAACCTATTAACCCAGTTGGAAGAGCGCGACTGGCAAGAAGCAGCAGTTGAAGAAATCATTGCTAACACCGAGCTACCACAAGAAGCCGATCAGATAGCACTGACGCATCTTTTGCGTTTTGCTTGCCAAGAAATTATTCCACGCCTAGCACAATCCGCCCTAGAAATCCCACAGATTCTTCGTGCCCTTGATGGAAACTTTATTGAGGCTGGCCCATCGGGATCACCTATGCGTGGTCTCATTAATGTGCTACCGACCGGACGTAATTTCTACTCCGTTGATCCAAAATCTGTGCCTTCTCGTCTCGCTTGGGAAACCGGACAACTACTGGCTGATTCACTGATTAAGCGCTATCAGGAAGAACATGATGGGGTTTATCCTAAATCTGTTGGGCTTTCAGTGTGGGGCACCTCCGCAATGCGTACCTCTGGTGACGATATCGCAGAAGTCTTTGCGTTACTTGGTGTCCGTCCAATCTGGGATGAAGCATCGCGACGGGTTATTAACCTTGAGGTTATTTCATTAGAGGAACTCGGCCGACCACGCATTGATACCACCGTACGCATTTCTGGCTTCTTCCGTGATGCTTTCCCACATGTTTTAACGCTTCTCGACGACGCAGTACAGCTTGTTGCTGGACTTGATGAGCCGGCTGATCAAAACTATGTTCGTGCTCATGCGCTTACCGATGGTCAAGATGACCACGTTCGTCGCATTTTCGGTTCTAAACCAGGTACTTATGGTGCTGGTTTGCTCCAGCTTATTGAATCCGGAACCTGGCGTGACGATAATGATCTCGCCGCGGTATATACCACTTGGGGCGGCTACGCTTATGGTCGTGGCCTTGATGGGGTAGAAGCCAAAGAAGATATGCGCAAGGCTTACACTCGAATCCAGGTAGCTGCCAAAAATGTCGATTCCAAGGAACACGATATTGCTGATTCAGATGATTATTTCCAATTCCATGGTGGAATGGTTGCTACCGTACGCGCCCTAACCGGTAAAGATCCAGAAGCCTATATCGGTGATTCCACCCGTCAGGAAACTGTTAAAACACGTAGCCTGCATGAAGAATCCCGTCGAGTTTTCCGCGCCAGAGTAGTCAACCCTCGCTGGATTGCGGCAATGCGTGAGCACGGATACAAGGGTGCTTTCGAAATGAGTGCAACCGTGGATTATCTGTTTGGCTACGATGCCACCACTGGGCTTATGGATGATTGGATGTATGAAACTCTCACCGAAACCTATGTTGCGGATCCTGAAAACCGAGAATTTTTCGAGCAATCTAACCCATGGGCGCTCCGCGATATTTCTGAGCGCCTTATAGAAGCAGCTGATCGTGGTCTCTGGGAAAACCCAACTCAAGAGGCACTCGATACGCTACGCTCAACTTTCCTGGAGCTGGAAGGTTCCCTAGAAGACCGTGCCGAATAG